GGCAGGTCGGCCCACTGTCCGGTGAACAGGGTCAGCGGCTGATCCGGAAGATTCGGTGTGGCGTGCATGGCTTCTACTGTGCCACATGGAGGAGAAAGTGGGGAGTGGGAAGGGGCGGGCCGTCTGAATCCTGTCCTCACTTTCTGGCCTGTGGGCTTGTCGCCTGTGGCTTGTCGCTTGTGGAAACAGTAAAATCGGCATGCTCTTTAAATCCCCCTCCCACTCCCTACCCCATTTCCGACAGGGCCAGCGTCCAGATCAGTTCCGGCAGCACCTCGAAGCCGTAGCCCTGGTGCAGCCGCTCCAGCTTCTGATGGTAGTCTCGCCCCCACGGGCCGACGTTGATGGTGGGAAAGTGCAGCGCTCCCTGCGGCGTGGTGTGGACGTGAGCCGGGTGGGGCGTCTGCTGCCCGACCAGTTCGGCGTCGGCGGTGTTCGGCACATGTCCCAGGAAACTCATGTCGGAGATGCCCGCAAAATAATGGCGCACGCGCACCGACTGACTGCTGAGCTGCGAAAATCTTTCGACCTGCTGCGAGAGGCGTTCGGCAAGCTGTGTGCCCGCGCTGCTGTGGGCCACATGGGTATGCGGATAATGCACCGCGCCCAGCCCCACGATGATCGCCGGGCCTTCCAGCCGGGCCAGCCCCACCAGCGCCTGCGTGATGCGGCGGCTGGCCTGGAGGGGATCGGGGTCGGCGGGGGTGGCCGAGATGACCGCCTGAACAGCCTCTTCCCCGGCGTGCGCCACTGCCTGCGCCCGCAGCTCGGCAAAGCTGAGCACCCGCGCCTGCTGCTCTGCCAGCGACGCCGCCGCGACACTGCCCCACGCGGCGGCCTGCTGCGCCTGAGTTGCCAGCGCACGGCGGGCCGCCGTCTGCGCCAGTTCCAGAAAGCGCTGGAAGACCTGCGGCGGCGTTGCCCGCTGGGTCAGGACGTTGAAGGCGCACCACATCTGCGCGGGCGTGGTCACGTCGTACTGGGTGCGGCTGTCACGCAGCTCCAGACACACGGGCGGCGCGGCATTCTGCCCGTAAGCGGCGTCGGCCAGATCGGGATTTCCTTCCACGGCCCGCACGAGTTCGGCAGCCATCAGCGCGGCGCTGGAGCCGTCGAAGGGATAGGCCGCGTGCGTCGGACGCCCCACGATCAGCG
Above is a window of Deinococcus ruber DNA encoding:
- a CDS encoding M20/M25/M40 family metallo-hydrolase — translated: MTSSPSDSAQTARTREFAITLTRWPSVTGSEGETTFPDRLRELLAAWPYFQAHPQQVWVTPARGYASGNVYALVRGRGPQTVVLSGHFDTVHTDAYGDEQPWATDPEALTGRLIASLQRPGLTASEELALQDLSSGEFLPGRGLLDMKGGIAVGMAVLERYAALPESERPGNLLLIATPDEEGMSRGARSAVSDLPEIAAWYQLEVRLGINLDATSDVGDGSEGRALYLGTVGKLLLSALIVGRPTHAAYPFDGSSAALMAAELVRAVEGNPDLADAAYGQNAAPPVCLELRDSRTQYDVTTPAQMWCAFNVLTQRATPPQVFQRFLELAQTAARRALATQAQQAAAWGSVAAASLAEQQARVLSFAELRAQAVAHAGEEAVQAVISATPADPDPLQASRRITQALVGLARLEGPAIIVGLGAVHYPHTHVAHSSAGTQLAERLSQQVERFSQLSSQSVRVRHYFAGISDMSFLGHVPNTADAELVGQQTPHPAHVHTTPQGALHFPTINVGPWGRDYHQKLERLHQGYGFEVLPELIWTLALSEMG